Proteins found in one Pelmatolapia mariae isolate MD_Pm_ZW linkage group LG7, Pm_UMD_F_2, whole genome shotgun sequence genomic segment:
- the LOC134631809 gene encoding protogenin B-like: protein MANFKMKIFRHWLLFVLCLPLSSVLCFSELSFITEPSDVTVLPKDPAVLDCQAHGQPPVTIKWLRNGVKLAESEHIHLLPNGSLYIPKIKHTKEDSDEGFYQCLSQNKFGAILSQRSRLTIASISEFVLHPVPVVVTVGSVARFSCAVISSPPATITWELNQRTLPLQTDRITVLPNGVLQIHNVQLEDAGHYQCVATNIGSVLKSREATLTVNQDAGPKLRQRPRIIAGPQNVTVSLHQTVVLECVATGNPRPIISWSRADSKPIDVYNAKVLGNGNLVIADVSTKHSGVYICRATTPGTRNHTTAAANLTVLVPPNIVEKPESQTRPRAGTARFMCQAEGVPTPRITWLKNGEQVHLNGRIKMYNSKLVITQIIPEDDAIYQCVAENEQGSVLSLARLIVVMSEDRPSAPRNIHAETISSSAILLAWERPLYNADKVIAYSVHYMKAEGLNNEEYQVVIGNDTTSYIIDDLEPARNYSFYIVAYMPMGASRMSDQVSQHTLEDVPLRTPELSLTSHSTTDIQVSWQPLPAKVSRGRVSAYRLSYRTAADSTVTSVELLQNSTEYLLEGLQPDTIYLLRMAAATRVGWCEPSAWTSHRTPKTSSNKVPSAPILQLEALNCTSIVARWQSSLESVAIQGYRLCYHEEGQPEQPDIQLQAQTNTYTIGGLDPRKKYHVKILAVSKVADGHQRDQTISTPGCVSARDQLAAAPPPPNQVTVLDGNSSAVSLRWSHPPFPSGKAVSYTVRCTPVGTHNVFAIHYLQTTKQSVTVQKLDPNTRYEFVVRLHVDQMSSPWSSVVYHQTLPAAPSQPPAGVRVTLIEEDTALVSWREPTESNVVITRYTILYASQKDWIAGHWQKVQREGNHTMALLEKLEPGNVYLVKIAASNEVGEGPFSEIVELAPKRGNVHRSKNPRHSDWFPDTTVFSDGLYHIDQRSMTGIIVGVSIALTCTITCALILISKGKQRKSSSHKVIAVGAPEGPRSGFPSERHAENVEALIPMMRDHFIDAKGGSSIIINGTCPVSSKKWLLFNREIRNPADSDIETRASLYEAGKTVLRYEEHLGSAPLPPSSREIIYGPLRSESSHTSEGSQETGDSGHYSNEESNEEMSSPSSSRSSRPKSLGPDDSIAVLELKQSFKVEKEVDASLLRGISETTHVVSSTCQAASC, encoded by the exons ATGGCAAATTTTAAGATGAAAATTTTCCGgcactggctgctttttgttttgtgtcttcCTTTATCAA GTGTTTTATGCTTTAGCGAGTTGTCCTTCATCACAGAGCCCAGTGATGTTACTGTATTACCAAAGGACCCTGCTGTATTGGACTGTCAGGCCCATGGACAGCCTCCAGTCACCATCAAGTGGCTGAGGAATGGGGTTAAGCTGGCAGAAAGTGAGCACATACACCTCCTGCCAAATGGCTCCTTGTACATACCAAAGATAAAGCATACCAAGGAGGATTCAGATGAAGGATTCTACCAGTGCCTCTCCCAAAACAAATTTGGAGCTATCTTAAGCCAAAGATCACGATTGACTATCGCAA GTATCTCAGAGTTTGTGTTGCATCCTGTGCCTGTTGTGGTGACTGTGGGCTCTGTGGCACGATTCTCCTGTGCAGTCATCTCAAGCCCACCTGCTACCATAACCTGGGAGCTAAACCAAAGGACACTGCCTCTGCAGACAGACAG AATAACTGTTTTGCCAAACGGAGTTCTTCAGATTCACAATGTACAACTGGAGGATGCCGGACACTATCAATGTGTGGCAACTAACATCGGTAGTGTGTTGAAGAGTCGAGAGGCCACACTGACAGTCAACCAAG ATGCAGGCCCTAAACTACGTCAGAGACCCAGAATCATTGCTGGACCTCAAAATGTGACAGTTTCTCTTCACCAAACGGTGGTGTTGGAGTGTGTGGCCACAGGCAATCCCCGGCCCATCATCTCCTGGAGCCGTGCTGACAGTAAACCCATTGATGTGTACAATGCCAAAGTGTTGGGCAATGGAAACCTGGTTATTGCTGATGTCAGTACCAAGCACAGCGGAGTCTACATTTGCAGGGCCACCACCCCTGGAACCCGCAACCACACCACTGCTGCAGCCAACCTCACAGTATTGG TGCCACCAAACATAGTTGAGAAACCTGAGAGCCAGACCCGTCCGAGGGCAGGCACTGCCCGGTTCATGTGCCAAGCAGAGGGAGTACCCACACCTCGCATCACCTGGCTGAAGAATGGAGAACAAGTTCACTTAAATGGGAGGATTAAGATGTACAACAG TAAACTGGTGATTACGCAGATCATCCCTGAGGATGATGCCATCTATCAGTGTGTGGCAGAGAATGAACAGGGATCTGTGCTATCCTTGGCTCGCCTTATTGTTGTCATGTCCGAGGACAGGCCCAGTGCTCCGCGAAATATCCATGCTGAGACCATCTCAAGCTCTGCTATCTTACTGGCCTGGGAGAGACCTTTGTACAATGCGGACAAAGTCATTGCCTACTCTGTCCATTATATGAAGGCTGAAG gtcTAAACAACGAAGAATACCAAGTTGTTATTGGCAACGACACTACCAGTTACATCATCGATGACCTGGAGCCAGCTCGAAACTACAGCTTTTACATTGTAGCTTATATGCCAATGGGAGCCAGTCGAATGTCAGACCAAGTCAGTCAACATACCCTGGAGGATG tgCCTCTTCGTACTCCGGAGCTGAGCCTGACCAGCCACAGCACAACAGACATCCAGGTGAGCTGGCAGCCACTGCCAGCCAAGGTGAGCCGGGGTCGTGTGTCTGCATATAGACTCTCTTATCGCACAGCTGCAGACAGCACCGTCACATCTGTAGAGCTACTGCAGAACAGCACTGAATACCTGCTGGAGGGGCTGCAGCCTGACACCATCTACCTGCTCCGCATGGCCGCAGCCACCCGAGTGGGTTGGTGTGAGCCCTCAGCATGGACATCACACCGTACGCCTAAGACCTCCAGCAACAAAG TGCCTTCAGCCCCTATTCTTCAACTTGAAGCTTTAAACTGCACCTCCATTGTGGCACGCTGGCAAAGCTCCCTTGAATCTGTGGCTATTCAGGGCTATCGGCTGTGTTACCACGAGGAAGGACAACCAGAGCAGCCCGACATCCAGCTGCAGGCTCAAACCAATACGTACACGATTGGTGGCCTTG ATCCACGGAAAAAGTATCACGTCAAGATTCTGGCTGTCAGCAAAGTTGCAGATGGTCATCAGAGAGACCAGACCATCAGTACCCCAGGATGTGTGT CGGCTAGAGACCAACTTGCAGcagctcctccacctccaaatcAAGTCACTGTTTTGGACGGCAATTCATCTGCAGTATCCCTGCGCTGGAGTCATCCTCCTTTCCCCTCTGGCAAGGCTGTCAGTTATACAGTCCGCTGTACACCTGTGGGCACTCATAATGTCTTTGCAATACACTACCTGCAAAC TACGAAGCAAAGTGTGACAGTTCAGAAGTTGGATCCAAACACTCGTTATGAGTTTGTGGTGCGCCTTCATGTGGACCAGATGTCGAGTCCCTGGAGTTCTGTAGTTTACCATCAAACCCTCCCAGCAG CACCAAGCCAACCTCCTGCAGGAGTGCGAGTAACTCTGATTGAGGAAGACACCGCTCTGGTGTCCTGGAGGGAGCCCACTGAGTCCAACGTGGTGATTACACGCTATACCATCCTGTATGCTTCACAAAAAGACTGGATTGCTGGACACTGGCAAAAAGTCCAGAGAGAGGGCAA TCATACGATGGCCTTGCTGGAGAAGCTGGAGCCAGGAAATGTCTACCTTGTAAAAATAGCTGCCTCCAATGAGGTGGGTGAAGGTCCTTTCTCTGAGATCGTGGAGCTGGCACCGAAGCGAGGAAACGTCCACCGAAGCAAAAATCCCAGACACTCTGACTGGTTTCCAGATACTACAG TATTCTCTGATGGTCTCTACCACATAGACCAGAGGTCTATGACGGGGATCATCGTTGGTGTGAGCATCGCTTTGACCTGTACAATTACATGTGCTTTGATTCTGATCAGTAAGGGGAAACAAAG AAAATCCTCCAGTCATAAAGTCATTGCTGTAGGAGCTCCTGAAGGTCCACGTTCTGGTTTTCCCAGTGAGCGGCATGCGGAGAATGTTGAGGCCCTTATACCCATGATGCGTGATCACTTCATAGATGCTAAG GGTGGATCTAGTATCATCATAAATGGTACATGTCCAGTCAGCAGCAAGAAGTGGCTGCTTTTCAACAGAGAAATCAGAAATCCAGCTGACAGCGAT ATCGAAACCAGAGCCAGCTTGTACGAAGCTGGCAAAACTGTTCTGAGATACGAGGAGCATCTCGGCTCAGCACCCTTGCCGCCTTCATCACGGGAGATCATCTACGGACCTCTTCGCTCAGAGAGCTCTCACACCAGTGAGGGCAGCCAAGAGACGGGTGACTCTGGACACTACTCCAACGAAGAAAGTAACGAAGAGATGAGCAGCCCGTCGAGCAGCCGAAGCTCTAGGCCTAAATCTTTAGGGCCAGACGACAGTATCGCAGTCTTGGAGCTGAAGCAGTCgtttaaagtggaaaaagagGTTGATGCTTCCTTGCTTCGCGGCATCTCGGAGACCACTCATGTGGTCTCCAGTACTTGTCAAGCAGCCAGCTGCTAA
- the rsl24d1 gene encoding probable ribosome biogenesis protein RLP24 — protein MRIEKCYFCSGPVYPGHGVMFVRNDCKTFRFCKSKCHKNFKKKRNPRKTRWTKAFRKASGKELTVDNSLEFEKRRNIPVKYNRELWDKTVEAMKKVNEIKHKRQARFIMNRLKKGKELEKEEAINEVKKNIHLIKAPHAGKAKQLEDKMVQKLQEDVDMREEDD, from the exons ATGCGCATCGAAAAGTGTTATTTTTGCTCGGGACCAGTGTACCCCGGACATGGGGTGATGTTTGTACGGAACGACTGTAAG ACATTCAGATTCTGCAAATCAAAATGCCACAAGAACTTCAAGAAGAAGCGCAACCCAAGAAAAACAAGATGGACCAAAGCATTCAGAAAGGCATCAGGAAAGGAGCTGACAGTG GATAACTCTTTGGAGTTTGAAAAACGCAGAAATATTCCTGTTAAATATAACAGGGAGCTTTGGGATAAGACAG TGGAAGCAATGAAGAAAGTGAACGAAATAAAACATAAACGACAGGCAAGATTTATCATGAACAG ATTAAAGAAGGGCAAAGAGTTGGAGAAAGAAGAGGCCATCAACGAAGTCAAGAAAAACATTCACCTCATCAAAGCACCACATGCAG GAAAAGCCAAACAGTTGGAAGACAAAATGGTGCAGAAGTTGCAAGAAGATGTGGACATGCGGGAGGAGGATGATTAA
- the arpp19b gene encoding cAMP-regulated phosphoprotein 19b: MSEEVEETRTSEEQQEMEDKVISPEKSEEAKLKARYPNLGAKPGGSEFLRKRLQKGQKYFDSGDYNMAKAKMKNKQLPSAPTEKTEITGGHIPTPQDLPQRKTSIVASKLAG, encoded by the exons ATGTCCGAGGAAGTTGAAGAAACGAGGACTTCGGAGGAACAGCAG GAAATGGAGGACAAGGTAATCAGCCCAGAAAAATCAGAGGAGGCCAAACTGAAGGCCAGATATCCCAACCTTGGAGCCAAGCCAGGGGGATCTGAATTTCTCAGGAAAAGACTCCAGAAGGGG CAAAAGTATTTTGATTCTGGGGACTACAACATGGCCAAGGCAAAAATGAAGAATAAACAGTTGCCATCCGCCCCAACAGAGAAGACTGAGATCACAGGGGGACACATCCCAACACCTCAGGACCTGCCTCAAAGAAAAACTTCCATCGTGGCCAGTAAACTGGCTGGTTGA